In Campylobacter massiliensis, the DNA window TCTGTTTTTCTCTTCTTCTTTTATGCCTTCTGGCCCGATACCCATTTCAAATTTTTTAGGTTTATACCCTGTGCTTAGCATTAGTTCCGCCATTTGGGGTAGATTTCTATTTACTACGTAGAAAAACGGATCCGATTTATATCTAGTGCTCGACTCTACGCATTGCGGATTATTTAGATCCGTCTCTGGACGCCTCTGATCGTATTTGTAGCGTATTGTTATGTTATTCTCGCCGTTTATGATTATGGATTCAAACCTGGAAGAATCATAGTATCTGTTTGTATAAATATGCGGCGATACATACTCCACCTCTTCAAATTTAACCCCTTTATCTAGTAATATCTTAGCCGTATCAACGGAGTTTAACATAATTGCATAAGCCATAGGAGATAGGCCGAATCTATCTTTAGCCCTGATACCCGCCCCTAAATTTAGCAAGGCATTAAAGGTATTTACGTCGTTTCTAAAAGAGCTGTACATCAGCGGAGTTCTTTTGTCTCTCATCTCTACGTCGGCGGTTAGATTGTTGTCTTTGATAAATTTAACTACGAAATCGGTATCTTTTCTATCAAGAGCGGCCCTTAAAGGTACTAGCGTAGCGTTTTTCTCCTCGTCGCAAACGATATCTCTAACTCCAAATCCAAACGCCTCTATCTCCTCTTGCGTTACGTATTTAGCTAGCTCGGAGTTTGGATCTATCTTGGTATCGGGAGTGACGGTAAAACCCGTGGGCATAGAGCCTGATCCAAATTTATCGAATTTAACTCCTAAAAAAGAAAGATAAAAGAGGATAGCAGCAAAGGCTGCGAGGGTGAATAGAAATTTAAAAAAGCTTTGCAAATTCGATCCTTTTGCTTATGACTAAATTTGCGAAATCTTAGCCAAAGGGCGGTTAAATTTGAGTGAATTTGGGGGCGGTAAATTTGAAAAAAGCGGGAGTAAATTCGGGCGGGTTGAAATAAAGCTAAAATAAATTCATACCGAAAACGGACGGGTTTATCTCGCCAAATTTAAAGCGCAAATTTGCCTGCCGGCACGAGCCTAGCAAGCAAATTTAAGCGCGCAGTCCTCAGTCGTCGAACTCTTGCGAGATAACGGGCGAGAACTCCTCCCAGCGGAGTTTGGTTTTGGCCGTAGGCATCTTGCTTTGAAACGGCTCTTTTTTCATCGAGGCTACCGCCGCGCTGTCGCCGATCGGCGCCGCAGGAGCCTCTACGCCTAGCACCGCACGCTCAAGCTCGATAAAATCGCGCAAGATAACTGCGTAAGAGGCGAAAAAGTCGGCATTTTTGTGAGCGGATAAAAATTTGATAAATTCGTCGATAAATTTGTTTGTAACGTCCGTAAATAGCTTGCTGCTGATATTTGCCGCGCCCGCTATCTCGTCGCGCAA includes these proteins:
- a CDS encoding ankyrin repeat domain-containing protein, with the translated sequence MQSFFKFLFTLAAFAAILFYLSFLGVKFDKFGSGSMPTGFTVTPDTKIDPNSELAKYVTQEEIEAFGFGVRDIVCDEEKNATLVPLRAALDRKDTDFVVKFIKDNNLTADVEMRDKRTPLMYSSFRNDVNTFNALLNLGAGIRAKDRFGLSPMAYAIMLNSVDTAKILLDKGVKFEEVEYVSPHIYTNRYYDSSRFESIIINGENNITIRYKYDQRRPETDLNNPQCVESSTRYKSDPFFYVVNRNLPQMAELMLSTGYKPKKFEMGIGPEGIKEEEKNRPLEQSGWAYLGNYENYEPMLDVFIKYDLPSAPNKEQLKEAYKVCNDNLKYYTKEKEKYIYKMNQGRDEEAEEKIKKKYDKYKYAPYSLLYEDGLLQYKPKPIDPKMIEEFDKEIDYYKQHCSDENSTFKDTESFVKWANEEK